CGAGTGGCCGATGAGCAAGTTTTTGCTCAATATGAAGCGGGCTTTCAGAGTGCCGTTGATCAGGCCGCCTTCTACTACAACTGCTCCCCCGACCGGTTCGATGTGCACTTGGGGGTGGTAGATGGGAAGCTCGAGAAAGTCTTCGAGCGGTTGGACGAGGTGAATGATACTCCCGCAGAgagttaaattttaatgattGTATATTTTGACATAACCGATCGCGTCCGATCGGCCGCGTGGTCGATCGCATTCGATCGGTTATTAGGCCATTTTTTGACAAAcaattatatgtaaatattagGCGCCTTCTCCTTATTTTGTTTGTTCGCTTTTCTTTCGATCGACTTTTCTCTTGTTTATTGTTTCGCACTACCGATCGgccatttttcttttatcgtTCCTCGCTGGCGGTcggccattttttttttgtttaacgtgtaagttattttcattaattagcTGCGCCTGGTATCGAACTAGTCGGACGATCGGCACGAAATTTTCAAGTTTCTTGCAATGTTCTCTTGATTATTTGACCCGAACGATTGACCTTTGCACgttcaattttaattgtttagatCGTAAGTGTAGTACCTTGATCGGCTTGGACAGCCTGTGTCACTTATGTACCAGTGGGGTTAATCAGATCACTTGGATCAGCGCTGACCGAGCGGGACTTCCTCTTGAAAGTCCACGCCTTGACCGGTCAGGCTTTGTTCGGATCCCGTAGGGAGCCCAGTCGGTCCGTCTGTTAAATGAAGTTACATGAAGCGCTTATTTTATTCACAATGTCAACTATAGTAAATTTTTATGTGCGACGCGTTCCATGTGTTCGGTATTTCTTTGCCACTCAGGTATTCTAGCCGATAGGCTCCGTTCTGCAGGCTTTTGGTTACGCGGAACGGACCCTCCCAATTTGGCGCTAGCTTTCCTTGTGCTAATTTTTTGCGCGCTGCGTTGGTCTTCCTCCACACCAAGTCTCCTCGGATGAAGCTCCTTGGTTTAACTTTCGCGTTATACCTCATTGCCACCATCCTCTTGCACGCTTCAGCTCGCATGGCCGCTCTCTCTATGCGCTCGGTCGTCCAGTCCAACTCCTCGCGCAGGCGTCCACAGTTTACGTCGAGATTCTGCATGTCTCGCCGAAGAGTTGGCTCTCCTACTTCAATTGGCAGCATAGCATATGTTCCATACGTCAGATTGAAAGGTGATTCTCCCGTTGTCCCGTGCGGGGTGCACCGATATGCCCAAAGGATCTACGGGAGCTCGTCTACCCACGCTCCTTTGGCTTCTCCCAACCTTTTCTTCAACTCCGCCACTATGATATTGTTCATGGCTTCAGCCTGTCCATTGTTTGGGGGATGCTCGACCGAGCTGGTCACGTGGCGTATCCCCACTTGCTTATAAAAGTCCTTCAGCTTCTTGTCGATAAACTGGCGGCCGTTATCGGTGATAATCGTGTGGGGAAGGCCGAAGCGACAAATGATATTTCACCAGACGAAGGAATGGACCTGCCGAGCGGTTATGTTGGCTAGGGCCTCTGCTTCGACCCATTTGGTGAAATAGTCCACTGCGACAAGTATGAACTTCTTTTGCGCTCGGTCGACCGGGAAGGGTCCGACGATGTCCATACCCCACTATGCGAAAGGCCAAGGGGCTGTCAGGCTATGTAGCTCGTTCGGAGCTTTCTTGACATCGTTTCCATGGGCTTGGCAACCTTCACACTTGTGTATCATGACTTCGCAGTCTTGCTCCATGGTCGGCCAATAATAACCCACCCAGAGTATCCTCGCTTTAATCGTTCTCCGACCGGTGTGCATACCACAAATGCCATTGTGGACTTCATTCATAATATATTCGGCTTCCTCTCCCGATAGGCATTTGAGGAGCGGTAGTGTAAAGCCCCTCTTATAGAGGTCTTCTCCGATCACCACGAACCGGAGTGCTCGTCGTCTCTCTACCGGTTTCACTTCTCCCGCGTCGCACCTTCTTAGGAGTTCTCGGACCTCCCCCATCCAATCTACCGACCGATCTGCCGCCGCGCATTCTCCCGCTGAGGGTCTCATCAGGGTTTGCCTGATGATTGTCTTCAACTGACCCTTCTTTTTTCCTTCCGCCAGCTTAGATAGCCTATCGGCTCTGGTATTTTCCGCTCGGGGAATGTAGTGGATGGTAATTTCTTCGAACTCCTTCATGGCTTCGACCACCTTGTGATAATACTGAAGCAGCAGGTCGTCCCTAACCTGGTATTCCCCTTGTACCTGCCCGACAACGAGCTTCGAATCGGTGTTGCACTTTAATCTTGTCGCTCCCAGGTCTTTTGCCAGCCTTAGCCCGGCAATCAGCGCTTCGTATTCTACTTGGTTGTTCGAGGCTTTAAACTTGAACTGCAAGGAGTGCTCAACCGTGAAACCGCTCGGTCCTTCAATGACGATTCCTGCTCCAGCATTGCGTTTGTCCGACGACCCGTCAACGAAGAGAACCCACACTTGCTCCGAAGAGGAGATCGGTCCGTGAAGCTCGGCTGCAAAGTCTGCTAAATGTTGTCCTTTGACCGATCCTCTAGGTTTGTATTTCAATCCGAACTCGGATAACTCGACTGACCAGACGATCATTCTTCCGGCCAAGTCGGGCTTCCGGAGTATCTTGGCTATGGGATGATCGGTACGGACGATAACCTGGTGACTCTGGAAGTATTGGCGCAGTCGGCGCGCGGCTGTCAATAGCGCCAAGGCTATCTTCTCAATTAACTGATACCTCGTTTCCGCACTTTGCAACACACGATTGATGAAGTACACCGGTCGTTGCTCTGGACTTTCCTGTACCAAGGTCGCGCTGATCGTGTCGTCCGACACTGACAAGTATAACTGCAAAGGCAAGCCCTCTATCGGTCGGCTCATGATAGGGGGACGGCTGATCATCTCCTTTATCTGCTGAAACGCTGTCTCACATTGATCATCCCACTTATTCGCGGTCTGCTTCTTCATGATCTTTAAAATCGGCCGGACCTTCTTTGTGAGTTTGGGCAAGAACCGTGCGAGAGAGGTCAATCGTCCGACCAATCGCTGGATTTCCTTCAGATTCCTGGGACTCCTCATTTCGGTGATGGCGGCCACTTGTCGGGATTGGCCTCGATGCCCCGGGCGGTCAGCATGAATCCTAGAAATTTTCTGGCCGGCACCCCGAAGACACACTTCTCCGGGTTGAGACGCATGTTGTACTTGCGCACTTGGTGAAAGACCTCCTTGAGGTCACGCGCGTGGTCCAAGGCCGTTTGCGACTTCATGACCATGTCGTCCACGTACACCTCCACGGACCGACCGATCTGCCCCCTGAATACCCGATCCATCAGCCTCTGATAGGTGGCCCCTGCGTTCTTCAGGCCGAACGGCATGACCTCGTAGCAGAAATTTGGCCGATCTGTGATGAACGCCCTTTTGGATTTATCTGGACCATACATAGGGATTTGATTGTACCCTGAGTATGCATCCAGAAAGCTCAGGAAGTTGTGCCCCGAAGCTCCATCCACCAGCCGGTCGATGTTGGGTAGAGGGTATGCGTCTTTCGGGCAAGCCTTGTTAAGGTCAGTGAAGTCTGTACACATCCTTCACTTTCCGCTTGTCTTCTTCACCATGACTACGTTAGCCAGCCACGTAGTATACTTGATTTCTTTGATGAAATCAGCCCCCTCCAGCTTCCTCACCTCCTCCTCGACCGCTCTCCTTCGCTCCTCTcccattttccttttcttctaaGCAACCGAGCGGGCTTCCCGAAAGACGGCCAACTTGTGAGACATGACGTTTGGATGGACGCCTGGCATGTCGGCGGTCGACCATGCGAACAGATCTTTGTTTTCTAGAATCACCGCCCTTAGGAGCTCTTCTTCTTCCGGTTTAAGGGCTCCCCCAATCTTCGTGATTTGTCCCGGGTGCTTCCCGATCGGGATCTCCTTCGTTTCTCCTTCAGGCTGAATCTGATCCTCCGTGTTCGTTCGGGGGTCTAAGTCTGTCATGGCTACCTCCGAACGGTGCTGCTTTCGGGGACGGCTATAAGGAGCGATCTTCAAACCTGCGGTGTAGCACTGTCTGGCGATTTGTTGATCTGCATGCACGGTGCATATTGTCCCCTTATCCGATGGGAACTTCATAGCTAAGTGTAGAGTGGAGACGATCGCTCCGAAGGCGTTTAGACAAGGTCTTCTTAGCAACACATTGTAGGAGGTGTTAGCTTCAACCAAAAGGAATCTAACCCTTACCTCTCGGCCGTCCTTTCGCGAGCCGATCCTGGTACGAAGATCTAGGTAGCCCCTCGTTCCACTCGCTCGCCCGAGAATCCGACGATCTGCTCGTTATAGGAGACGATCAGGTCCTCGGAGAGGTTCATCTTCTGGAAAGTCTTCCAGTATAAGATGTTGACGGAGCTTCCCTGGTCTACTAGCACCTTCCCGATCCCGTATTCGGCCACCTCGATTGAGATGACCATCGGGTCATCATGATCAAGGTCGAGTGCCTTGAAGTCCTCGTCGGTAAACGTGATGGGGGGCATCGACCGGACCTTCTTCTCCACCAGGTGAACCGATTTTAGTGCTCGAACATGTCTCTTCCGAGCAACTAAGCTCGGTCCTCCTCCAGCGAAACCTCTGGAGATAGTATTGATATAACCCCTCAAGGGTTTATCCTGGCTCCGACTGCGGCTCCTCCTTGGGCTTCGATGTGTCCGTGACGATCCTCTCCTTCGTCTCTCGGGCTCCGGCTCTCTCCGCTTCTCCCACCGGGCGGGGGGGCTCTTCGTGCGGGACTTCTATTCCACACCGGACGTCGCGAAGGGCGATCCTGCCAAACATACTTCTTCAAATGCCTCTGTCGGATGAGCTCCTCGATCTTGTCACGGAGCGTGTGGCACTCTTCGGTGGTGTGACCGATCGTCCGATGGTACTGGCAGTGCTTGCTCCCATCGGCATCGGGAGGTGGGGGCTTCTTCCTGGCCACGGGAAGTGAGTCGGCATTAAAGGCTTCTTGCAGAATCTTAGCCCGAGGGATGACCAAGGGAGTATACGTTGTGAACCTAGGGGTGGTCTTCGGGACTGCAGCATCctccttctccctcttcttcacCCGGAATTCTTGCATATCCTCCATCTGTATAAACTTGGCCGCTCGTTCCCTCATCTCCTCCATCGTCTTCGGTTTCTTGCGGCTTATCTTGTCCGCAAAGACTCCCGGCTAGAGCCCATACAAGAAGTGATGCCGAGCGATCTCGTCGCTGAGATCCTTTATCTTGACCGACATCCGATTGTACCGATCAAGATAACTCCTCAGTGATTCCCCATCTTCCTGCCGGATGTTCACTAGGTTGTCGACCGTCAAAATGGCCGGCCTCAGGGGTGCGAACTGCGTGCTAAACCTTGCCTTCAGAGTGGCAAAAGAATCAATATTGCCGGACGGCAGCTCGGAAAACCATTCCAACACCTCCCCCGTGAGAGAAGTCGAGAAAACACGGCACCAGATGGGGTCACTAACTGCGTGGAACATCATCTGGTGCATGAAGACCCGCATGTGATTGTCGGGATTCGTCGTGCCGTCGTACTTGTCGAATGTCGGCATTTTCCACTTCTCCGGTAACGGCGTCTCCAGAATGTACGGGGTGAAGGGGGTGAATCCCGACGCAGGGATCGGTTGACGTGACGGGCGGCCTCCATCATTTGCTCCCGAGCTTTAAGCCATCGCGTGCGACAGACTTCCCCTCGACGCCTGCGTCTTCTCAACCCGAGCAGGCTGTGATTGCTCCTGTCCTGTTGGTGGAGGGCGACTCTCCACTCGTTCGGCATCTCGATGCTGCTGCACCCGACTTAGTCTGAGCGGGTCGGGTACGGTAGGCGTCGACGGGATTCCTTCTTCCTTTCGCCTTAGGGCAGCGTTCTCCTCCCGCAAGATCTGCATCTGCACTTCATAGTTCCTTTGCATCTCATCCATCCTCTTCTGCATCGCCCTTATCATCTCCCTAGTGTCTGCTTGATCATCTGCCACTCTTCCTCCGTCCATGTTGCTATTTCGGTTTCTTGTGGTCACCATAAGGGTATATTGTCTTAAAGAAGACTgctcggccccacggtgggcgccaaaatgtttcgggtgtagggatcAAGAGCCTACCAAAGAACCTCTTCAAACTTACTCCACTTCTCACTACAGCAATAACTTCTTCTCCAAGAAAATGCACTGCTCTGCTCGATCTGCTGGgatgacgatcggggtacctgtctatagggctctgatgcttaagtcagtaatGAACCGATCGGTGTATCAATATAACTactgtaataaatgcgaattaaagatccttaccaacctacctttgggccctatttatagtttttggtgTGGGCCCGTAATTAGGGGTCCTTAATCACGACCCAATGATCCTTTAATCAAGATTACTGAATCGTTTAACGTTAATTAACCCGATTGACTGGTTGTTCGACCGTGCGACCGATGGCCGCTTGACTAGCATAGTTATGCCCTGTTTTTAACAAGTGAACGATTTGTGTATGGCTGATCGACCGACGGACGCATGTAAAGGATTACGTGAGTCTAAAGAGATGGATCCACCGATGGTTGAGCGACCGATGGTTGATCCACGGATTGTCATTTGTTATGTTTAGGTGCTGCTCGTGCTTGTCCGATCGACTGATGTGCTATTGGGGATCAATATCACTCGTTTAGGTGttaccgatggaccgatgggCCTGAACGTGGTTGGCTTGTGACTTGTTTGTATAACCGTTTGACCGATGGTCCTACAGTTTATTTACCAGGCCGTTCGACCGATAGTCTTTTAACGATGCTATGTGGTTAGTTTGTAGAGCCGATTGACCGATGGTCCTACGCAGTTTATTTACCAGGCCGTTCGACTGATAGTCTTCTATGTACGAGTTTTTCTAACCTTGGCCGATGGGACATACAGTACAACTTTCAATCAGGTAGTGTTTATTAAGGAGAAAAAAGATTCTTGAGAAAGGAGATGGAAAGAAGAATCATCCCCATGACAATTTTGATTGACTCGATTCTTGGTCTTTAAGCCTTGTAGTGTCAGAAAACCAACTTAATTTTCTAATATTAGAAAGATCGAATGATTATGATTGCTTTctatagatatttttatttatattcatttttatatatagatgGATTTTGAGAtgaaatgtcaaaatttataataataataatacgtgATCTTATTTGGACGTTGTTTATAAAAAGAACTCATGTAtctaaagaatttaaaattcttcgtattaaaatgttttgtttagacaaaataattttaaaaaaaatgaaatttaaaaaatttgttaagtcGAAGGTTGAGAAAGGTTGATAAAGACTGAAGGTTGGGACGAGTTTGTCAAGCTGAAGGTCAGGACGAGTTTGCCTGATTTAAAGGTAGAGATGAGTAAACTCATGTTCAAGGTTTAGATGAGTCGTCACGAACCCAGGGTTAAGGTAAGTCAACCCAGGTTAAAAGTCGAGACGAGTTGGATAGAATGAAGTCAAGACAAGTTGACACAGGCTGAAGGTCATGATGAATCAACACAGGTAAAAGGTTGAGTCGAGTTGGTCTAATCGAAGATAGAGCCAAGTTAACTTGGGCTATTCGAGACGAGTTCATTGGGCCAAAGGTTGGGATGAGTCCATTAGGCACAAAGGTTAAGCTGATTTGGCTTGGGCTGAAGGTTGAAACGAATTAGCCCAGAATTGAAGGTCGAGACAAGTTGATCTGAGAGTAAAGGTTGAAATAAGTAGATACATGGTCGGAGGTCTAGATGAGTCGATCTAGGATAAAAGTGGAGTTGAGTCAGCTTTAACTAAATGTCAAGACGAGTtggtttaataaaaaataacatcaatcAAGATTGACTACAAAAGATggtcaatattaatatttcttattttttaacaaaaaggaAGGAAAATAATAATGAGAATCAAGATTCAATGTAATTGATCAACCTCTCttagaattttgtttttgtatagaatgaaattaataaattacttccatttaatatatttatttttgttgatgcaaaaaattaataaaatgtcaTATTAAAAATTGCATctttaatgagaaaaaaatgcaaaccaaattactttcctttttaaaagaatacaaaggaaaaaaattgaacacACAAAAGAGGACACATTTAGATAGTTTACAATGAGACTGTTTAGAGcacatcaaaataaattaatccaaCCAATGTCATTGTTCCTACACCCttataattactattttcaCTCAATACTAAtacaaaaacattaatttttttttaccatttgtACCACACCATCACTTTCATTATCATTGTCGTTGTTGCAACAACCACTACTTACATCATGGTCCCTCCCTTTACatagaaagaagaagagaagaaaaacacTAGCATTGTGTTCGCATGaaaagattaataaaattaaatgatttgcAAGGACAAATTATGAACGTTATTCGTGTTTGGATAAAAGGATGTGAGCATATTTGCGAGTGAATATCCAAAACTCATCTCTTGGAAAACGCAAAGATTTACAAGAATACATAATAACTATACCATTATAACCTTATCACGAGACATTGTTATTCACTTGCATTTGCTTTATTTTGCTTTCGTTGATGTGGTGGTGGTAGTCCTCGACCTTTGTAACCTTTGTAGGTGAGTAATGAAAGTTGTGTGAGTTAGAGAGttgtgtgattgtgtgattaTGGGAGTCATGTTGGTTCATGATATGGGCAATGTGGGTGGGTTCTGAGtgcttatttttaataaatgatggATGTTGCAAGTTGAATGTTGGAGTTGTGTTGGAGGTTGGTCGAGATGTTTGTTTGGTGCATGATTGACTGTCTATGCTCTTTGTTGTATGGTTCATTTTATGGTGGATCTAATTTGGCCAAATTGGTGGTGTAGGTGGTAGATTTTGCTAAGGGGTTATCATGTTGCTTGTGGTATGGTTGTTTTTGCTACAAGTAGATCTAAATGAAGCTTCCTATTTGTATTTGTCTTCAAGAGGTAAGTTAGTAAACTTCATATTAGTTTTATCATCAAGGGTAATTTAGTAAACTTTTTATCCTatctatttta
This region of Vigna unguiculata cultivar IT97K-499-35 chromosome 5, ASM411807v1, whole genome shotgun sequence genomic DNA includes:
- the LOC114183262 gene encoding uncharacterized protein LOC114183262 translates to MRSPRNLKEIQRLVGRLTSLARFLPKLTKKVRPILKIMKKQTANKWDDQCETAFQQIKEMISRPPIMSRPIEGLPLQLYLSVSDDTISATLVQESPEQRPVYFINRVLQSAETRYQLIEKIALALLTAARRLRQYFQSHQVIVRTDHPIAKILRKPDLAGRMIVWSVELSEFGLKYKPRGSVKGQHLADFAAELHGPISSSEQVWVLFVDGSSDKRNAGAGIVIEGPSGFTVEHSLQFKFKASNNQVEYEALIAGLRLAKDLGATRLKCNTDSKLVVGQVQGEYQVRDDLLLQYYHKVVEAMKEFEEITIHYIPRAENTRADRLSKLAEGKKKGQLKTIIRQTLMRPSAGECAAADRSVDWMGEVRELLRRCDAGEVKPVERRRALRFVVIGEDLYKRGFTLPLLKCLSGEEAEYIMNEVHNGICGMHTGRRTIKARILWVGYYWPTMEQDCEVMIHKCEGCQAHGNDVKKAPNELHSLTAPWPFA